The following proteins are encoded in a genomic region of Montipora foliosa isolate CH-2021 chromosome 10, ASM3666993v2, whole genome shotgun sequence:
- the LOC137972573 gene encoding uncharacterized protein, giving the protein MPNESDAASNPLRNLGKVQKFIVGADFEAYAEQLEFFFMANGVTDSKQKKAVLLTNLPTETYQLAKDLMAPILLREDSLTYDTIVERLQKQLKPQKSALVARYEFDNRARNAGETVSQYVAVLKHLAMDCKFNDAMRLERLRDRLVSGIRDKRMSELLKLKQSASLLSNLTRMLKLFRGEKCHHCNKTGHIARACKSKKRKTQDAHSPAHYVDGDDGDSDDYLGSLEVYSVSDKDHVIWVSPEVQGRVVKMELDTGSAVSVLPYKQYKEHFGHVKLAKSLVTLKSHFPRKSKIARHS; this is encoded by the exons ATGCCCAACGAGTCTGACGCGGCATCGAATCCGCTTCGTAACCTTGGAAAAGTTCAGAAGTTCATAGTGGGAGCTGACTTCGAAGCTTATGCAGAACAGCTAGAATTCTTCTTCATGGCCAATGGTGTGACCGACTCGAAACAGAAAAAGGCCGTCCTGTTAACTAATCTGCCCACTGAAACGTACCAACTGGCGAAAGATTTGATGGCCCCGATATTGTTAAGAGAAGACTCTCTCACGTACGACACGATCGTAGAGCGTCTCCAAAAGCAATTGAAGCCCCAGAAATCAGCTTTAGTCGCCAGGTATGAGTTTGATAACCGAGCACGTAACGCTGGAGAAACGGTGAGTCAGTATGTTGCTGTCTTAAAACATCTAGCTATGGATTGCAAGTTTAATGATGCCATGCGTTTGGAAAGGCTCAGAGATAGATTGGTTTCGGGTATTCGAGATAAGAGAATGTCAGAGCTTTTGAAACTGAAGCAAAGTGCATCGCTATTGAGCAATCTTACAAGGATGTTGAAGCTCTTCAGGGGG gaaaaatgtcaccACTGTAACAAGACCGGCCATATTGCAAGGGCTTGCAAATCCAAGAAAAGGAAGACACAAGATGCCCACTCCCCTGCCCATTATGTGGACGGTGATGACGGGGACAGCGATGATTATTTGGGATCCCTAGAGGTTTATAGTGTGAGCGACAAGGATCATGTCATATGGGTCAGCCCCGAAGTACAGGGAAGGGTGGTCAAGATGGAACTAGACACAGGTTCAGCTGTGTCCGTACTCCCATACAAACAGTATAAGGaacattttggtcacgtgaagCTTGCAAAGAGCCTTGTAACACTTAAGAGccattttccgagaaaatcgaaaatcgcaagacactcgtaa
- the LOC137972572 gene encoding uncharacterized protein, with product MITSLPKLNLPVFDGDPCAWPNWYGMFKALVDDQQLSKTQKMIYLKASVKGTAKKAIAGMFFDGTMYYKAIAELTQRFGNPTLISKSLINKFLEIPAVQDENTSSLRLFVDNLHNIVRTLKTYGHEADLRAAANMQQIMMKLPPKIAVRWSRRKLELQPKEVDLNDLDEWLETEVQVHEMAFGCASSKENPVKEKPKLNLNKSNWFKKKKDVRNDTHVNSGAKLECFVCKGEHALTSCETWKRLTVNE from the coding sequence ATGATAACTTCGCTCCCTAAACTTAACTTACCTGTATTTGATGGCGATCCTTGTGCGTGGCCAAACTGGTATGGCATGTTTAAAGCCTTAGTGGATGACCAACAACTTTCCAAAACTCAGAAAATGATCTATCTTAAGGCATCAGTTAAAGGAACTGCCAAAAAAGCTATAGCTGGGATGTTTTTTGATGGTACAATGTATTACAAAGCTATTGCAGAGTTGACCCAACGATTTGGAAACCCCACCCTTATTTCAAAGTCACTGATCAATAAGTTTCTGGAGATACCAGCAGTTCAGGATGAAAACACTTCAAGTTTGAGATTGTTTGTTGACAACTTGCACAACATTGTGAGAACACTGAAGACTTATGGTCATGAAGCAGATTTACGAGCAGCAGCTAATATGCAGCAGATTATGATGAAATTACCTCCGAAAATTGCTGTAAGGTGGAGCAGACGAAAGTTAGAATTGCAGCCAAAGGAAGTTGACCTTAATGATCTTGATGAGTGGCTCGAAACAGAGGTTCAAGTCCATGAGATGGCTTTCGGTTGTGCCAGTTCCAAAGAGAATCCTGTAAAAGAGAAACCCaagttaaatttaaacaaatcCAACTGGTTCAAGAAAAAGAAGGATGTGCGGAATGATACTCATGTAAATTCAGGAGCTAAACTAGAATGTTTTGTGTGCAAGGGAGAACATGCACTGACATCGTGTGAAACTTGGAAGAGATTAACTGTGAATGAATGA